From a region of the Georgenia yuyongxinii genome:
- a CDS encoding flavin-containing monooxygenase, translating into MAADPALADPDVLVIGGGQAGLAMGYHLARRGLRFQIVDSGPEIGTVWRSRWDSLQLFTSSRYSNLPGLRFPAPADTYPGRDDVAHYLRVYAATFALPVRLNTTVTSLARAEDGGYLARAGADAVHARHVVVATGPFQVPFTPSVAGGLAPDVHQLHSADYQRPEQLPTGRVLVVGAANSGCQIAQELSATRAVDLAVGTRIPAVPQRPLGRDVWWWASAARLDRVTAGSRIGRRLAGRDQIVGTSPKQLARRHGITLRPRVDAVVGRSIRFADGTHSEYDSVVWATGFRTDDSWMHVPEATDAHGTLQQSRGITPSPGLYTVGRTWQHTRGSALLGWVGDDAAFVGEQITDRMNG; encoded by the coding sequence ATGGCCGCCGACCCGGCCCTGGCTGACCCGGACGTTCTGGTCATCGGCGGTGGGCAGGCCGGGCTGGCGATGGGCTACCACCTTGCGCGGCGCGGCCTGCGGTTCCAGATCGTGGATTCGGGCCCGGAGATCGGCACGGTCTGGCGCTCCCGCTGGGACTCGCTGCAGCTGTTCACCTCCAGCCGTTACAGCAACCTGCCAGGGCTGCGCTTTCCGGCGCCCGCGGACACCTACCCGGGCCGGGATGACGTCGCGCACTACTTGCGGGTCTACGCGGCGACGTTCGCCCTGCCGGTCCGGCTCAACACGACCGTGACATCGCTGGCCCGCGCCGAAGACGGCGGCTACCTGGCCCGAGCCGGCGCCGACGCGGTCCACGCGCGCCACGTCGTCGTCGCCACAGGCCCCTTCCAGGTCCCCTTCACCCCGTCCGTCGCTGGGGGGCTGGCGCCGGACGTGCACCAGCTTCACAGCGCCGATTACCAGCGGCCGGAGCAGCTGCCCACGGGCCGGGTGCTCGTCGTCGGCGCGGCGAACTCCGGCTGCCAGATTGCCCAGGAGCTGTCCGCGACCCGGGCCGTGGACCTGGCAGTGGGCACCCGCATCCCGGCGGTGCCGCAGCGGCCGCTGGGACGAGACGTCTGGTGGTGGGCCTCGGCGGCGCGGCTGGACCGGGTGACTGCCGGCTCGCGAATCGGACGGCGGCTGGCCGGCCGCGACCAGATCGTCGGAACCAGCCCCAAGCAGCTCGCTCGCCGGCACGGCATCACGCTCCGACCCAGGGTCGACGCCGTGGTTGGCAGGAGCATCCGTTTCGCCGACGGCACCCATTCCGAGTACGACTCGGTCGTCTGGGCGACCGGATTCCGGACAGATGATTCGTGGATGCACGTCCCCGAAGCCACCGACGCGCACGGAACGCTGCAGCAGTCCCGCGGCATCACCCCATCGCCGGGCCTGTACACGGTCGGGAGGACGTGGCAGCACACCCGCGGCTCGGCACTGCTCGGTTGGGTCGGCGACGACGCCGCCTTCGTCGGTGAGCAGATCACGGACCGGATGAACGGCTGA